A stretch of DNA from Ranitomeya variabilis isolate aRanVar5 chromosome 1, aRanVar5.hap1, whole genome shotgun sequence:
tcaagatttttttttttttttaatttaccagggAAACAAAGCAAGTATTGGTGGTAACCTTACAATCATTTACTTTGACATTGCTTGCCATGTATCTCGGTAACCCATCCAAAAACAAAgtgcataggaaaaaaaaaaaaaaaaaaaagtatggcttTGAATTAGCATTTGTATAAAGCCCTTTATGTATATACCCCCACTACACTGCTACGGGGGAAATCAACAGAATCCCTTTATtgccaggggaaaaaaaaaagtttttgggagTGTCACAGTTTGTGGTTACAAAAAGGCAAAGTAGAAAATAAGCAGCAGTCCATTTTTGCTACCATAAGACAAAACTGGTTGCATTGAAGAGACCTGGAAGACCTTCTTGATAAAGCAACAGAATATGTCGTAAGTGTAGTGGTTGAGTATCAGCCCTAAAGAAGAATATGAACTTATACAGTTCAAAAGACAAGTGCTTAAacagaaacaaaaaaataaagtgtaACACTGCTTTAACTATAAAACACTAACACCTTCTCAAGACGATAAACATAATGCTTGTTACATAATCATGCGGCACATAATATTCTAGATTTCACCAAGATCGGTATACAAGTTGTGCTCAGGATTTCAAGAGAGCCATGATACACCAAGGTCAGAAGACAACACCCTCTACGTGTGACAAAATTCTTCATCTACGTAGCCTCTACGCAGAGAGCGTCTCTTGCCCTCAGTTGGAAtgacaaaatgtgaaaaaaaaaaaaaaaaaggcataatacaTGGCAGACTTACACACTTTGCTCCTACTTCACTTGAAATACTTTGACTCACTATAAATATAGAAAAACAAGTTGATCTTGAAACCAGTCATTATGAACGATGCTTGGTTCTGATTTAATACCTAACACTGCTTTCAGTGAATTAACAGTGTTTTTGGAGTGTCCTCTCCATCTGCCATATACCCACGACAACCCGGTCGGCGTGAGAGGCAGACCACAGCCCTACCCTTAAGACTTTGCATTACGATGgcacagctgaaaaaaaaaaaaaaaatggacagtcTTTGGGTGGCAAGTCAGTCAGCAATTTGGCTTTGCATTGTATTGTATTTAGCTTCTTGAAACCCAAAAGGGTAAGGCCATAGGACTTCGAGAGCAAAACTGCTTGTAGCAGTGCTATATAATAAAGTTCAGAGTAACCAGTCAAGTGCTTCTCTTTCTGTTTAATGCAGAGAGGTGTTCTTATTGGCATCAACCTGCAGGGTAACAAAAAAGAATGGTTAAGATAACATACCTTTATAtctaaatctgaaaaaaaaaaaataaaaaaaaaaaaaaaatatatatatatatatatatatatatatatatatatatatatatatttttattataatatACTGTCTATATTATATTGGATTTTACATATGGATTCCTACCTCTGTGTAGGTTGGAGGTGGCATAAACTTGAACTCCGGTGCATACATGAAGATGGGACTGTCACAGATACTGTCAAACTCATCAATCAGTGGAGTTGTTGGGCTTTCTATCCTGTGGTCTTCAGGGATGATGTCCAAATAACATGGTGGTGCTATAGAAAGAGGAAAAGTATTAGACGACGTTCAACTCAAGATCAAATACTAGAAAGATATAGAAAGGAGGCTTTAAAGTAAAAATATATACATGTACCTTCTGGAGTTCCTGGGATGTTCAATTCTACCCAGCTCATTTCAGAACTTGCCTGACTTGCCATGCTGGAACTGCGGCTGTTAAGACCTGATGAGCTGCTGCCGATGACTAGAGGCAAGTCAAGAATGACCTTCTTTGCTCCAGGAACACTGACATAGATCTGTAAGAATGAGCAACATTATATTAAATGACTTAGTAATTAAGTTGTTTTGAGCTACGaagtaccacaaaaaaaaaaaaagtggaggaaCTACGTACCAGTAAAGAGTACTCCACGCGTAGGATGTTACACCCAAggatggatggctttatctttggtaCACGGATGCTTTTTCCTCGCCAAGAGTCCGTCATGCCGGAGATTATGTGATTTCCTCTCACACTGCAGAGTTTCTGGGTGAAGACTTTGGTTAGACCATTGGCCAAATAGGTGTGCTTGGCGATAATGGCAGCTTTGGGGACAACAATACGAGAGCAGGTGTTTTCAAAGTCAGCAGATATGCAGATTTCCTCACCTA
This window harbors:
- the TXNIP gene encoding thioredoxin-interacting protein translates to MVVFKKIKCFEVVFTDPEKVYCGGEKVTGKVLVEVCEVTRVAAVKFLACGVAKVLWSSGSQHCKQEMEYLRYEDTLHMEDQPTDSDGSVILRPGNQYEYKFGFELPQGPLGTTFKGKYGSVKYWVKAFLERPSHPAQEAQKKFEVVDFVDVNTPDLLSPISGKKHKKMTCLFIPDGHISMSASINRKGFCEGEEICISADFENTCSRIVVPKAAIIAKHTYLANGLTKVFTQKLCSVRGNHIISGMTDSWRGKSIRVPKIKPSILGCNILRVEYSLLIYVSVPGAKKVILDLPLVIGSSSSGLNSRSSSMASQASSEMSWVELNIPGTPEAPPCYLDIIPEDHRIESPTTPLIDEFDSICDSPIFMYAPEFKFMPPPTYTEVDANKNTSLH